A single genomic interval of Eleutherodactylus coqui strain aEleCoq1 chromosome 3, aEleCoq1.hap1, whole genome shotgun sequence harbors:
- the LOC136620276 gene encoding thioredoxin reductase 3-like yields MLPTGREALRSCVQELLEKNVDWCYYITTLSDLSRVEKLKGHQTYKKVKELFTTLGKDYFALELDQCDGGSSIQEVLHEMTGQKTVPNVFVNKTHVGGCDKTLQAHWDGTLQELLDNNSVTHDYNLIVIRGDSGSLACSKFLQNYHALKLESLLR; encoded by the exons ATGCTGCCGACTGGCAGGGAAGCTCTGCGGAGCTGCGTCCAGGAGCTGCTGGAGAAGAATGTG GATTGGTGCTACTACATAACAACACTATCGGATCTGAGCCGAGTGGAGAAGTTAAAGGGCCACCAAACCTACAAAAAG GTAAAAGAACTCTTTACCACGCTGGGAAAAGACTATTTTGCTCTAGAGCTGGATCAGTGCG ATGGCGGCAGCAGTATCCAGGAAGTGCTGCATGAAATGACCGGGCAGAAGACTGTCCCCAATGTCTTTGTGAACAAGACCCACGTGGGCGGTTGCGACAAAACCCTACAG GCTCATTGGGACGGGACTCTGCAGGAGCTGCTGGATAATAACTCGGTCACCCACGATTATAACCTTATCGTCATCCGTGGCGACTCAGGCAGTCTGGCATGCTCCAAG